A stretch of DNA from Juglans microcarpa x Juglans regia isolate MS1-56 chromosome 5D, Jm3101_v1.0, whole genome shotgun sequence:
TCTGAATGGATGGAAGATTGGTATCTGATTTAGTTATGAACTTATGAGTAATATGGAATAGAAAGCAGCCACACCACATTTTGCAAGACATCAATGGCACAGGCTTCCAAAATATTGAGTATGCATTCATCCGGGCCATGCTACAAAAtattgtcaaaattcaaatccaaaaTGAGAAACAATCATATCTAAAGATTAAACAGGGTTTTATTGCAAGTAATGTTGAACATTTTCATTGATAGAGGTGACATGCCACAATAACTATGCCGGTGGCAATAGATTATATGGTGCCAAAACATTGGGAATAGAGTAGCTGAGCAGCAAAGTATACATTCCAAAGGTCATGAGGACAGAGTGGGAGGACCCATATATTGCTAATGAGTAAAGTATGAACTTCACTGTAATGTCATGGGACTGAATCTAATGAACCCATTTCTTTTAGAGAAAGTTTACTATGCGGCTCCACTATGACCGTTCAATTTTACAGCTggtcaaaattattattatttttttttacttaatggttaaggaagtgattttaaatgtattgatgtattttttttattttttaaaaatatttaaatgtattaaaaaaatatgaaaaaaaaaaaaaaaacaaaacaaaaccactgGGTAGCACGCCCAGCtgtaagagtggggcggcatagtagtcccactctttcttttatttgcttttatttACTGCAATgtaatgtttgttttgaaatatttattgggaTCCTCCGCCCCCTCTTAATTTCATTAATCTACTTTGATCATGGAAAAAGAGTAAAGTATGGATCTATTTTAGGAGACTTCAATTGGAGCTTCATCGACCAGTATAATCCCTGTTTGGTTGCAGAGAAAACCATTCAACTGATCATAACACACGTCTTAGTTGGATTTCACTTTGGACAACTTATTACTTAAGCGAtcaaaactcttatttttttcctattttccaGCAGCATTTTCAGCAACCAGTAATGGAAACCTCATACTAGTGCTCAGTCAACTCTGCTAGGCATATACATCTGAAGGAAAAATAACATCGTCTCTGAGAGAAATCCCGGAGTAAACAAGTTCTAAACACAGCTATTCAATCTAATAAAAACCAAAATGGGGATGAGAATATGTAACCTGACAAACAATGCCATTGCTAGATTTATTGATGTAAGAGTTGCCCCAGGGAACTAGCCTGAGATTGATGATGTTGATGAGGTCCTCGTAGAAGACTCCCGTGAGGTTTTTCACTATGAAAGTTGCGCAAAATGGACACAAAGTATCATAGTATAGAGAAAGATTAACCTTCTGAGAATCAGTTGCAGAGACCTTGATGAGAGAATCATCAGTTGGGTAAGCAGGAATGGCGTGAAGAAAAGAAGATAGGAGCAAGGTCCAGAAGAAAACTATTACACATGTGAAGAGCAAATTGGGAGCAGTCATTTTGTTTGAGAGCGGATACAGTACTGCTAGTACTGGAGGCTTGTCTAGGAGGTTGTGCATGTATTTATAGTTTGAGCAAGCTCTGCTTTTCAAAGTGTCATGGGAAATTTTGTGTCCCTTTCCTACTGCTTCTTCAGTGTCGTAaggaattatttatattttaaatgatttaagcCATGAACTACTTGGGTCATGGATGAACTCTTTCAATGTGGTCCGAAGGAAGATTCCTCTGTACATAACTGCTGAAAAGGATCAAATGGCCTGTAGGTTGTTTCCCATGAGATCAACACTTTCACGAGAGAATTACCATTTTAAGATGCAATACAGCTTTCTCTGCAATGTATCAACCACAAGAGGAGAATTCCAGGCGGCTTGGATGTagacttctttttcttttttctttttttatttttctaaagtgACTTCATTAGTAAAATAAAGTCACTATAGAAAGTTAATGTATATTACAAACTATATTTCGTTGACTAGAGAGGACCCTTCCCACTATGAAATTCTAACAAGTATCTTGATATTTCTATCATagggatttttttaaaatttgttattgGAATATGCTTTTTTTGCAATGGAATGCGCGCATCGATTTTAGAATTGATGTATCTTGACTGTTCTCTATTCTTCAAgatcttttaacaaaaatatgatatctcTTGCTTCTCATTCTGATTCCCAGTTGTTTGCTAGGATGTAGACTTTAGCAGACAAGactcaaaacaataattacaTGTCGGATCAAAGTTATCTATGAATGTTATGCTTTTGTTAATTGATGTGTGCAATAAAAATGCTTGTTAAACATGTCATGTTTTGGACTAACGTGATGACTACAAGATTTCATTATagcaaagcaaaagaaaaatgtttcaaataaaaaattaccatATAAGTAATgtgaatgatatattttaagagtaatattatacatCATACTGTCAtcctattttaatcatattaagtagtatgtgacacattcatcactattagatgataaagaagcatgtaataaatgattatttaatgatgataaatgtgtcatatcaTACTTAGTATGATGAAAGTGGGAAGGtagtatgatatatagaattttctatattttaaataccGATTTAcaaatgagtaatattatacatCACACTCTCGtcttattttgattatactaaGTAATATCTggcatatttatcaccattagataatacagaaatatgtaataaataattatttaatagtgataaatgtgtcacatcatacttaatAGGATGAAAGTGAGATAGTAGTATAGTGTGTAAAAATTTcctttacaaataaaataattcatcacCTATAAATGAATCCAATGGCAATGGGTCAAAATGTACCCGTTCCAGCGTCACTTCCCTCCTTTCCCACCACAGTTTTTAAACCACTCATGTGGAGTGGTCCATCCAAAAGGACTCAAATCTCTTTCCTCATTATTGAATTTCTAAATTTCCGAGGAAAAAGAAGGGTAAAAAGCAAAGCAAATGACCCTCTTCGTGgtttttcattttctgctcCAAATGAATCCAAGTTCGCTGAGAAAGCCATTTGGGTACTTTTGGTCTTTGGATTGTCGATACTGCTCCAAACGAGAGAGACACTGCATCATCTGTAAGACTGTAAATATGTTGACATTACGTGTATATTGGCAGGTTTGAACAGGATTCTGGAAAATGACACATGTatcatcattttcctttacataatcatattttaaataaagaatatttttataaaataatttataaaaataccatcattttataaaatatatatatgtactcattttaataaatagttacgctaaatagttgtaaaaatattGTGTGCATCATTGTTAGCTAGAAATTATGGGTGGCCATCGCTCCCGGCTCCACCCGCgttagttatattagtatttttttaatatttttaaatatttaaaaaaataaaaaattataatattattaaaaagtatttttttaatcatcccAACAGAAAGAGTAGTCTTTTCCAGAACAGAAATGCTAAATGTCTCGAAAGTGTGTCTTGAAAATGTGtcccgaaattttttttttttttacttaatgattaaaaaaatattttttaataatattgtaaattttttatttttttttataaatatttataataattaaagaaatacatgaaataaaaataaaatatacattttgaGACATAAATTCGGGATAAATCTTCGGTTGGTGTAGTATTACTTTTTCCAGAAATTATACCGAGATTCTTGCAGCCCACTCGTACCTGGTCACATCCCATCAAAATCCTTTTGCGCCCTTTTCCAGAAGACAGTTGACGACCCACAAGTTCTTTTCATCATtgtaaagaaggaaaaataactttttttcttttctcattctACACGGGTCGGTGAATCATACCAAATACCAATTTGAAACAGAACTGTGAAATGGGAATTTTGAAGGGATAAATCAGACTTCCAAAAAGCTAAATCATCACATCACTCATCATCATATGTTGCCAAATTGTCATTCATATAAATAGACCAAACCAGTAAAGAGATGTAAAAACTAGTTGGGccatatataaataacttcAATCAAGAAGAGAGAGTCTTACAACAGTATGTATGAACTCAGCcaataaataatcattaaaGCATCAGGTGGACCAGCCATGATAACATAAAGTTTTGTATTGACGTAGATtttaatgaatcatgaaagatCCATCTTCATCCCCGGTGTGTCCAAGAATCGTTTGCCGGTCTTGGGATATTTTCATTTCCTGTTGCTGCGGATGATGTAAAGTTCCTTGCTTTATCTGCATAGCAAACTGGATGGAGGGAATTTGCTTTCTCAGTCGAGTCCATTTGAAACGTAAGTGATATGCAGGCCTCAGGTCTAGGATTGCCTTTGTAAGCCTTGCAAATATAGTTCATAAAATTTCCGTAGTCCTGCCTCAAGAAAGATACTATTCAGAAAAGAACTGAAAAAAAGGTCTAGAGCAATGTTGCTTTTCGTTCTTcatcataataattaatatgacaaagtttaaatgattttataggTCTAAAACTCAAAGTAAAAgacattgaaaataaaatgcaatgaATAGATATGATTGAAGATAACAAAATTAAGAGTAAAGAACAACATTTCTCGAAGGCCAAAGACCAAAGATTGACCAACCTCTTGGAGTGGTTGATTATTCACGACAACCCATGGCACAAATCTATGAGGTGGATTAAGCTGAGCAGTTTCCGTAGCATGTTTTTGTTCAATCTGGTGATCAAAATAAATATGGACTTAGCTAATGAAAAACAATGAAGAGGGCACGCACATAGGCATTGGACCAAACATGCTATATATTAGCAAGTGAAACTAACCCTGTTTCCATAGCCACTATTGTAGCAATCTATTGGTACAGTTCCCAAACCTGTCATATCAAAGCAATTGGTCCACTCATTGTGCTTGCCCTCCAAGCTGAGACGCTCAACGCAGTGTATAAATCGAAAATGCCTGACCTGCACCAGACTCAAATTGATACCAAAACATATACAAATTGATACCAAAACATATACAGGTCAGCAAACATGTTTCATTTTCAACTATAATCATAAGCTCTTGTGCTAACTTATCAACCGTGCCAAAAGCTCATTTCTTTGatttacaaacatgaaaatTAGTATTACTAATCAGTCAGTGGGGTCACTGAAGATCACAATCAAAGGTTGCCCCCCTCTTTAAGGCGTTGGAGGGCCTTACCACATCAGGATAGATAGTAATGGTGCAGGCTTCAATGGTGTTCAGCAAGCATTCATCTGGCCCATGCTGCAAAATTGGTAAAAATGGAtattaattgaaataaatataactttttgcGGTAAGAAATTTATCTAATTACAGCACAATACATAATGAACAtctttgttgtttgtttgtttgtttgtttgcttttaCTAAATCAGTTGCttctgtttatttttaataCCTAATGGCTGGTGCAGGGGACCCATAATACATTAAAGGCCACCATGAATTGCCCCGTGCCCTGTCGGTATAGACGTGTTAAAGTTTACACAGTCAACCGCCAGAACagaaaacttaatttaaaagataatgatagGCTTAAGTACCTCCTACCACTCATTAATTATCATTACTATAAAtagagttgaaataaaataatttataatgcattttattgtatttttctgCATAATGTATGTTACGTGTAGCAGTGATTATATCGATTTTTCTCTTTCATGAAAATTTATAGTAATTATATCTACAACTTCTGAGGATTTCTCTGTAAAGATTAGAACCTACAATTTGTTACCCACCATTTTGTTAACACAAAGTGATCAAAGACACATCAATTAACTACAAATCAACGGATTTATTACGCATGTTAATAGAACACATGATAATTGTTTGCAGGTTTACTTGCTCGCGTTTAATTGGATTTCTAATCAATTACCGGTTAGGATAGGAATATAAAAATGAGTACAAGAATAGGACAATTAGCTGCAGCTTGTGCTTTCTTCCCACTATTAAgattaagtttttcttttttttttcatcaatcacCAGAGAATAATTGAAATGTAATActtaaaaaccaaataaacaatCCCAAATGAATATatgtgtacacacacacacagaggagGAAGATGACGATGATGGAGACGGAGACGGAGAAGTGACCTGGCAAACGAAGGTGCCGTCCGATTGGATCCAGGCGTTGCCCCACGGGATCATCCTGAGATTGACGACGGAGATGAGGTCGTTCTGGAAGATCTTCACCAGATAACTCACTATGAAATTCGCACAATAAGGACACAGAGTTTCATAGTAAAGCGAGACGGTAACTTTGTCAGAGGAACGAGAATATGTTGGGGTAGTGAACGAAACCAAGATGTTCGTCAGAACAAGAATGGTGAGAAATCGTCGACAAGCAGCCATTTGCTATGGGTCTCCTGTCCTTCTGTTGGACTGCTTACTGTGAAAGATTTGGTTAGGGAACTCTGCGTGAATAAATACCAAACGATTGGAATTCGCTtgtgctgctgctgctgcaacGAACGTTACAGTGGCAACTGGGAAGTCCGATGCGTTGcttaaccttttatttattCGTTGTGCGATCGACTttccaactttttcttttttcagtgaCCCTTTTTCTATCCTCAACAGAACAGGAGACGAGG
This window harbors:
- the LOC121264629 gene encoding gamma-interferon-responsive lysosomal thiol protein-like, encoding MHNLLDKPPVLAVLYPLSNKMTAPNLLFTCVIVFFWTLLLSSFLHAIPAYPTDDSLIKVSATDSQKVNLSLYYDTLCPFCATFIVKNLTGVFYEDLINIINLRLVPWGNSYINKSSNGIVCQHGPDECILNILEACAIDVLQNVNKHYALIYCFEFLAIEGRQKDWKSCFTSLGLPKKPVLDCYISGNGTKLVQKYADETARLNPPHTFVPWVVVNNHPLQEEYQNFAAYICKAYKGNGAPEVCKSLVTQIN
- the LOC121264630 gene encoding gamma-interferon-responsive lysosomal thiol protein-like, with product MAACRRFLTILVLTNILVSFTTPTYSRSSDKVTVSLYYETLCPYCANFIVSYLVKIFQNDLISVVNLRMIPWGNAWIQSDGTFVCQHGPDECLLNTIEACTITIYPDVVRHFRFIHCVERLSLEGKHNEWTNCFDMTGLGTVPIDCYNSGYGNRIEQKHATETAQLNPPHRFVPWVVVNNQPLQEDYGNFMNYICKAYKGNPRPEACISLTFQMDSTEKANSLHPVCYADKARNFTSSAATGNENIPRPANDSWTHRG